DNA from Flexistipes sp.:
CGGGTGAATTTCTCGATCCGCTCAATGATATGGTTGAACGTTTTTCCTGGCTGATGCTTTTGTGCTTTACCGTTATCGGGGTGGAGAAAATATTGTTTGAGATTTTCCAATCTATCGGTTTTTTTCTGTTGGCTTTTTCCTCTTTATTCTTTTTGTTATGTATATGGTGGAAAAAGGTGTTCAACTACTCTAATATTTTTCTGAAATTTGCTTTTTTAGGGCTGATACTGATTTGTTGGATACCTGCTCAGGCTGCGATTGGTGATCTGATGCATAATAATTATCTGAAGCCCGATTACGAACAGGCACAGACTTTTCTTAAACAACACGATAGTAAAAATGAGATTGAATCCTCGGGCTGGTTTGGCGATATGAAAAGCATGTTAAGTGTTAAGGAAAGAGTGGAAAATCTAAAAAATGCTGCTGAAGAGTATTATGATAAAATAATGAATTTGATAGTGATTTTTACTCTTGAGTCGATCCTTTTGCCTCTGGTGACTTTATTTGCCGGTTTAAAAATCCTCTCTTTTACATTCGGCAGAAATACGAAAATGAACGAACTCGCAAATCACATCACACGAAAAATTTTAAAGGGCTGATTTCCTTTATTATCAGGCTTGTTTTTTATTGAAGCACAATTTCATATATGTTTAGCATATTTAAACAGAAGTAACAGATCTTTCCATTTTCGGCTGATATGACAGAAAAAAACGTATGTATTCGTCTAAGGCGAATATATAGAATGCTAAACATATTTACCAGTCTTTCAGACTGGTGCTAGCCATAGGTATCCTTGCGAAAACCTATTAAGACAGGGTTTTAGCAATCTCAAAACAAGAAAAGTATAGAGGTTGCTTCGCCTCCGCCCAAGGGCAAATTCCCTGCCCTGTTAAATCCGGCTTTGCCGGGTTGCAGTGCCAGCACTTAACAAGGCGAGCAAAAAACTTGCTGAAGGCGCAAGTGCGAAACTTGAATTATAAATAAAAAAACTCCTCTAATGTATAGAAAATAAAAATATCATTTTATGTTATATATCTTTTGCCGAAAAATAAAATTTGGCATCAATTCTGTTTTACACTTTTTTTAAATATAAATGTATGATTGTAATTACATTTGACCTCAGTTAAAAGTCATTCATCCCTTTGTTTCATTTTAATAAGAGTAAATTCATGTTTTTGAGATTCCTTTGACCTTGGTTCAAGACTTTTTCTAAAATCTCTTTGATATTTTAGCTTATCTAAAGGTAATTTATCATTCATAAAATATTATATTAGAGATAAATCCTAATATCAACCCAGATATGATTTTTTTCAATTTTCCAAAATTTTCAAAGGGCTGAACTCCTGTATGTTAAGGTTTGCCTTTTTATGAATTGATTTGTTAAATGAAATATCCTCAGAGAAACATCGGATATTTTTAAATTGAAAAAACAAAATATAGCTTGACTGAACAGCATGTTTGCATTAATTAATTTAAAATAGGAAAGTTTTAAAATAATGAACAAAAAATTGGGAGGTAATGTTATGAATACTGGTTTTAAAGGTTTTTTGGCAATTATTTTCGTTTTAACAATGTCTATATCCGTTTTTGCTGCGGATACAATTAAGCTGGGAGTTGCCGGTGCTCATTCAGGGGATTTGGCATCATACGGTATTCCCACTGTAAGAGCAGCACAGTTTGTTGTAGATGAATATAATAAGAACGGTGGTATCGACGGAAAGAAAATCGAGCTGCTTGTAGAGGATGACGAGTGTAAGCCGGAAAAAGCTGTTAATGCGGCAACTAAGCTGATGTCACAAGGTGTTGACGCTGTTGTCGGCCATATATGCAGCGGTGCTACAAAAGCCGCACTTTCTATCTATCTTTCACAGATGATTCCAGTTATTTCTCCTTCTGCAACCAACCCTGCTCTTACACAGAGCGGAAATTATCCTAACTTTTTCAGGACAATTGCTCCTGATGATGCACAGGCCAGACTTGAGGTGGATTTTGCAGTTGACGAACTGGGGCTTAAAAATATTGCGGTAATACATGATAAAGGTGATTACGGTAAAGGGCTGGCTCAGTTTGCCAAAAAATTTATAGAGGAAACTGAAGGCGTTAACGTTGCTTTATTTGAAGGTGTAACGCCGGGTGCTCTCGATTATTCAGCCATTGTTCAGAAAATAAAAAATTCTAACGCAGACGGTGTAATTTTTGGAGGTTATCATCCCGAAGCTTCCAAGATTGTCACACAGATGAGAAAAAAGGAAATGGACATCCCTTTTATCTCCGATGATGGTGTAAAGGATGAAACTTTTATAAAAGTCGCCGGTAAATATGCTGAAGGCGTCTATGCAACCGGTCCGAAAGATGTCTCTAGTAATCCGTTGGCAAAAGAAGCGGAAAAGAAACATATGGAAAAATATGGCGAGCATTCAGGTGCGTTTTATCTTAACGGTTATGCTGCAGCACAAGCTATATTGAATGCTATAGACAATGCTGATTCCACAGATCCGCAGAAGGTTATGCAGGCTATGAGAACTAACTATGTGGAAACTCCTCTTGGTAAAATTAAGTTTGATGAAAATGGTGATGCAATTGGTGTCGGCTTTTCTGTTTATCAGGTACAGGACGGCGAGTACGTAGAGTTAAATTACTAAAATTCAATAATTTCTGCCGGGCTTTTTAGCCCGGTTTTATTTTAGGTAACTGAATAAAAGGGGATTTCACAATGGAATACTTTCTTCAGCTGTTTTTTGCCGGCCTTACCAAAGGTAGTATTTACGCATTGATAGCTCTCGGATATACTATGGTTTACGGCATTATTCAATTAATTAACTTTGCCCATGGGGAAATTTACATGATAGGGGCTTTTACTGCCCTTATTGCGGCTGGAGTTTTATCCGTTTTTAATTTACCGGTTGTCGCTATCTTTATCATTGTGACTCTTGTGGCCATACTTTATTCTTCAGCCTACGGTTATACTATTGAAAAAATTGCCTACAAGCCTTTGAGAAATGCTCCGAGGCTTTCAGCACTGATAAGTGCAATCGGCATGTCGATATTTCTGCAGAATTATGTTTTGCTGGCACAGACATCTGATTTCCTGCCGTTTCCTTCCCTTATAGGACAGTTTAAATTTATGGAACCTTATAATCATATTTTGTCTTCTTCCGGACTTGTTATAATCATATCAACATTTATTGCTATGTTGCTGCTGTCCTTATACATTAAATTTACCCGTATGGGTAAGGCAATGAGGGCTACCGCTCAGGATAAAAAGATGGCTCTTTTGCTTGGGATAAATGTGGACAGAGTAATTTCAACCACGTTTGTTGTCGGATCTGCTCTTGCAGCACTCGGCGGTGTTTTAATTGCCAATCATATAGGTCAGATAAATTTTTATATCGGTTTTATTGCAGGAATCAAAGCTTTCACTGCAGCTGTATTAGGTGGTATCGGCAGTGTTCCTGGGGCGGTGTTGGGTGCCCTGATACTTGGATGGACGGAGAGTTTTTCCACAGGATATATTTCAAGTGATTATCAGGATGTTTTTGCCTTCATACTGCTTGTGGTGATTCTTATCTTTAAACCCAGCGGAATATTGGGTAAAAAGACGGATCAGAAGGTGTAAAAATGTTTTCTGAGATAAAAAAATCGCTGCTTGTTTCCATTTGGTTTATGTTTCTGACTTTTCCTATTATGGTAATAAAAGTAAACACAATTGAAAATACCATTATATGGAGATGGGAAAATCTTGTTTTGGTAGGTCTCGGATCTTTTTTTCTCTCTTTTCTGTGGAGGTTTATGCACAATAAGAAAGCCACAAAAAGAAGACAGGATTATAAGGACGCATTATCAAAACTTTTTTATGATAATTTGATAGAAAATAAAAAGGTTTTTATACCTGTAGTTGTAGCTTTAATAATTTTTATTCTGCTGTTTCCGAAGTTATTTTCGGCATATCAGGTCACAATTATGACCACAGCTCTTATTTATGTAATCCTGGGATTGGGACTCAATGTCGTTGTAGGTTTTGCCGGCCTGCTTGATTTGGGTTATGTGGCTTTTTATGCAGTAGGTGCTTATACCTATGCTCTTCTTAATTTTAATTATGACATAAGTTTCTGGATTGCACTTCCTCTTGCCGGTATACTGGGTGCTTTGGCAGGTATTTTACTCGGTTTCCCCGTACTAAGGCTCAGAGGTGATTATCTGGCCATTGTTACTTTAGGCTTTGGTGAAATAATACGTCTGGTGCTGGAAAACTGGGGTGAGTTTACTCATGGTCCCAGCGGTATTGCCGGTATAAACAGGCCCAATTTTGGTTTTGATTTAAGTATTATGGGCAGTATAAATGCAATATACTATTTTGTATTTTTCTTTGTCCTTGTGACTATATTTTTTACAAATCGATTGCAGAATTCACGGATAGGCAGAGCATGGGTGGCTTTGAGAGAGGATGAAATAGCCTGCCAGGCCATGGGTGTGGATAAAACAAAAACAAAACTTTCGGCTTTTGCTTTTGGAGCAACATGGGCAGGGTTCATGGGGGCTGTCTTTGCAGCAAAAACCACATTTATTAATCCGGCCAGTTTTACATTTCTGGAATCAGCCATAATTCTTTCCATAGTTGTTTTAGGTGGTATGGGCAGTATTCCGGGTGTTATTCTCGGTGCACTTATTTTGATACTTCTTCCTGAATATCTAAGGGCTTTTTCTGAGTACAGAATGTTGATTTTCGGCGGTGCCATGGTTCTTATGATGGTTTTCAGACCTCAGGGACTGATTAAGAGTAAACGAAGGCGGTATAACCTTGAGTCTATGTCCAAAAAAGAATTAAAGGAGAGACAAAATGCAGCCTCTTCTTGAGATAAACGGTTTAACGATGGATTTCGGAGGCTTAAGAGCGGTTGACAATATTGATTTTAATATCTACTCAAAAGAAATTGTTGCTCTCATAGGCCCGAACGGTGCAGGCAAGACTACGTTCTTTAACTGTGTGACCGGTATGTACAAACCCACCGGTGGGGACATCTATGTATATACTGACGGAGATAATAGAAAACGTATAAATGGTCTTAAGCCTAATAAGGTTACCGAATTGGGTCTTGCCAGAACATTTCAGAATATCAGGCTTTTTAAAGGGATGACGGTTCTTGAAAATGTCATGATAGGCAGACACTGCAGAACCCATGCAAATATTTTCTCTGCTCTGATGAGAAACAAACGTATAATCCGGGAAGAGTATGAGTCAGCCTCTTATAGCTATCATATTCTTGAAAGAGTTGGTCTGGACGTGTTTGCCAATGAAATTGCTGAAAATCTGCCATACGGGGCTCAAAGGAGACTTGAAATTGCGCGGGCTCTTGCAACGGAGCCTAAGGTTTTACTGCTGGATGAGCCTGCTGCCGGACTTAACCCTCAGGAAACGGACAATTTGATAGAGATTATAAAGATGCTGCGTGATGAAGAAAATATTTCTGTTTTGCTTATAGAGCATGATATGGGTATGGTAATGAAAATTTCTGAAAGGATTACAGTAATGGATTACGGCAAAAGGATTGCCGAGGGTCCTCCTGGTGAAATAAAAGAAAATCCTGATGTGATAAAAGCTTATCTCGGAGAAGACATCGATGCTCAGGCTTAATAATGTCAATACTTTTTACGGAAATATACAGGCTTTGCATGATGTAAGCCTTGAAGTAAAAGAGGGTGAAATTGTAGCCCTCCTGGGAGCAAACGGTGCCGGGAAAACCACAACACTCATGACAATCAGCGGAATAGTTCCTCCGCAGACAGGTGAAATTTTTTATAATAAAACACCCCTTCATTTGATGAAGCCGGATGAGATTGTAAAGCTGGGTGTTTGTCAGGTACCTGAAGGCAGACATATTTTTCCTCATCTCTCGGTAAGTGAAAATATTGACCTTGGAGCTTTTCTCAGACGCGATAAAGAGCAAATCAGAAAAGATATTGAATATGTGTATGATTTGTTCCCGCAGCTGGCTGAGCGAAAAAATCAATTGGGAGAAACACTAAGTGGTGGAGAACAGCAAATGTTGGCAATCTCAAGGGCTCTTTTGTCAAAGCCTAAATTACTGCTCCTTGATGAGCCTTCATTGGGTCTTGCACCTATTATTGTGAGACAGATTTTTGACATTATTAAACAGATTAATCGTGAAAGTAAAACTACAATACTGCTGGTGGAGCAGAACGCTAACCTTGCTCTTCAGATTGCGGATAAAGGTTATGTTATGGAGACGGGGAAAATCAGGTTGTCAGGTGATGCCAAAGACCTTTTGAACAATGATGACATAAAGAAAGCTTATCTCGGCGGTGTCTAATTAAAGCTGTATTCGGTTAATTCCCCATTACCATTTGTTTTAAATTGAAGTGCAAAAGCTTTATGATTATGTTTACCAAATATATCTTCGTTAAGCATAAACTTCAAATCGAAAATCTCAAAATCGTATTTTCCTCCGCCTTTAACAATAACCGGATAATCCACGAACCAGAGATAAGTCTTTAAGAATTTACTGCTGAAATTGTAAGCAGTACTTTCTTTATCAAATTTCCTGTAACTTTTGAACGCTGCCGGATCTATCTTCTGGTATGTTTTTACATCTTTTACTTTGTAAGTATCCTTTCCTTCTATTATCACCTTCCAATAAAGAGGTGTTAAAGCTGTCGTGGTTACTATCACCTTGTTATCCGTTAATTTTGATACCTTAGATTTCACAAAGGATTTAACTCCAAGGTTAGCAACGGGGTAAAATAGAAGAAATGCTGAGGCAATTATTGCTGTTTTACGGCTTCTTAAAATAAAAGCAAAAATCAATAAAGTTATAAGTGTTAAAGTATAAAATGGATCAATGATGAAAACCGATGATAAAGCAAATCTGTGTCTGCTGAAAGGGGCAAGCAGTTGGGTGCCGTAGCTGGTAATATAGTCCAGGTATATGTGAGTATACATTATTGAGGCAGCGGTAATTGAAGAAAACAGAAAACTTTTCTTAAAAATGTATTTTAATAAAAATGCAGTCAAAATACCCAGTATCAATCCGCCCCAGACAGAATGAGTGAAACCTCTGTGATAGAGCAAATAATCGGCTTTAGTGCCGAAAAATGATATCGCGTTGTCAATATCAGGCAATAAAGCAAGACTGCCGAAAAGTACAACAGATTTCGTTTTAGCTTTAAAACCGAGTGTTTTTGACAAAACAACACCGCTGGTAAAATGGGTAACAGGATCCACAATCAGCTCCGAATATCATATTAATTATAATTAATATGATTTCTGATAATTAATTCAATATATTATGTGTGAGTGAGAGATGTTTAGGTAAAGGTGAAGGTAGAGGTAGAGGAAATGGCAAAAAGTTATTTATAGCCTTTTTTGATCTATATCGCTGCTGCCGAATATCTTTGTAAGTAGGCGTTCTTTTACTTTTGTGACAATTTCATCATAATTGTATTCTTTTAAAGGGATTTGACCGCCTGCAGATTTCATGTGTCCGCCGCCTGTTCCGATACCTCTGACAAGTCCAAGAGCAATGTGACCGACTTTTCGTTTTGTGGATTTACACCTTAGAGAGAAATAGCAGATATTATTGATTTTCCCAATTACAAACGTCCATTTGATGTCTCTCATTCTTAGAAAAAAGTCGGAGGTTTCAGCTATCAGATCGGCATTTCTAACATCAGACAAATTACAGAATATAAGATCATTTATGACAACAGCATTCTCTGTGGCTTTTTTCATATTTTTAAAATAATATTTCGGCAGTTCAGGATTTTCTATTTTTGCCAGCTTGTTGAGAGATATTCCTGGGAGTATGTATCCCATCATTTCGGTATCAACCTTGCTGTTACTTCTACCTGATCCGAGAGTGTCCGTTTTTATTCCGTAGAATAAAGCAGTGGCCGTATTTGTGTCAGGGGTAATATTCAGTTGTTTATAATATTCCGTTATGATTGTACTTGTACTTCCGTAATTTTTTCGTATGTCGTGCAGCTCCACTTTCTTTGTATGGGATCTCAAGTTATGATGATCAATAACTATATCCGGGGAAATCTTTTTCTGTATAAATACGTTACCGGCAGTGGGCTGCGTATCCACCAGTACAAGACAGTCATATCGGGCGAAATTAAGTTTGGCGGAGAGGTGCATATCTATTTTACATAATTTCACCAGCTCTCTGTTTTCAGCTCTGCCTATGAGACCGTGATAGGCCAATGTGCATCGTTTTTTCTGAAGAGCACTGAAAAGGGTTTTCAGAGCAAAGGCTGAAGCTATGGTATCCGGGTCAGGGTTATTATGCATCAGGATTAGTATTTTTCGTTTTGGCTTGATATATTCAAGAATTTTATTGATCATAATTCACATCTTTTCCCCGAAGGTGAGGACAATGTTGTTCATACTAATATCTGTAAGGAAATTGTATTCATCCTTATAAAGGTTAAGCTTATTGATTAAATCTTTTCTGGTAAATTTGCTGAATATTTCCATCTGCATATCACTTTGGGAATAACTAATCACTTTGAAATCGAGAATTATTCTTTTTTCCTTTAGGTTCTGCATGAGTTTCTGAATTTTGCCGAGTGAAGGGAAATTTTTAGCAACTATTTGGTATTCCTGAGTCGGCAGGTTTGTCTCAGGTAGTTTTATTAGATTTTTTCTGACATATTTCAGTGTATTGTTAAAACTTTTTTCAAAAGCGTCGATAAAAGCTTCCTTTTTTGTGCTTTTCAGAGAAGAAGCTACCGATTTTATTTCCGGGAAACTGTTGTCTTTTTTGTATATGTTTGTCAGTAAAGTGAGTCTGCATAAGTAATTTTCATCAAGTTTGGTATATTCTGTACTGACTTTCATAAAGAAAAGAAATTTTGCTTTACTCATTCCGAAAACAGTTATTAAGTCTTTAAAAGAGGAATCTTGAGGTATCTGGAGGCTGAATTCCTGCTGGTGCTTTGTAGTAAAGTTATATTCTTTGAAAATGCCGGAGATGTTTTCATTTAGGTAGGAGCTACTGACAAAATCGCTTTGCGTTGTATTGTCCTGTATTTTTATATTGTAAACGGCTGAATGCAGAAAGTTGTTAAGAAAATACTTTAAATCACTTATTGCCACCTCATCAAGATTCAGTTCAACTTCATATTTTATTTCAAAATTATCCACTCCTCTTTTTAAAATTCTGTAATACGATATAAACTTGAAAAACTCAGGAGTTATTTCCGGGATGTTTGTCTTGTCAGACTGTTGATAATATTGGGCTATTCCGTTCATCAGGGCATTTTGCAGCGCCAGATTGTTTGCTTTTTCGACATTCCCACTTTCAATCACTGCACTGCCTTCACTCGTTATAAGAACTGCGTGCGCGTTGAAAGAGATAAGAGTCATCAAGACAATTAAAGCGCTTATTTTTTTTATGGAAAAAGCTTTATAAAATTTTATAAGACCTTCCTTGTTAATAGAGTGTACTTACCTTTTGCAAAGTTGTTATGATATAACATGTCACATCCTAATTCAATAAATTTTTATTTTCCGCTTAAAATTTCTTTCTGAGCTCCGCCGAGCCCTTTCAGTTTTACAATAAGAAAGAGAGTTTTTTCTGTGTCAATGTTGGTGCCGCTCTTTGCAATTTCTTCATATTCCTCTTCGGAGTAGCTGAAACCGAGACTCCAGCAGTCCGAATTGTATATTATTTTGGCAGTGTATTCCTGGGTTTTGAAGTTTTTGAAATTATAGGAAAATTCATCCATTTTTTTATAAGATTCGTGCACAAAAGCCAGCTCGAAAGGCTGAATATCGACACCGATACTTGACTGCCAGGTTGTATTCTTTTCCTCTTCTTCCACTGCTTTATCAAAGATAAATTCCGTTTGAGCATAAAACGATTTATAATTGATTCTCAAACGGTTTTCCATATATTCGGTTTCATTTTTTTCATAGTTATAATGATTCTCAAAATAAAAATGGGTCAGATCTTTGTAGTTAAAATTAATTTTTGTCTCCAGCGGTTCCCATTGGTTTTTTTCTAAAGCCGTATCATATCCCTGCGTGAACGATTGTTTAAGGTTCCAGTCTTTAGAGGTCAGATAGTTGGTAAGGGTATAGGTATAGCGTTTTTCCTCTTCAATCCTGTCGTCTTCTATAAAATCGGGAATTCCCTGTTGGTTGAGATAAGG
Protein-coding regions in this window:
- a CDS encoding ABC transporter permease subunit, which gives rise to MFSEIKKSLLVSIWFMFLTFPIMVIKVNTIENTIIWRWENLVLVGLGSFFLSFLWRFMHNKKATKRRQDYKDALSKLFYDNLIENKKVFIPVVVALIIFILLFPKLFSAYQVTIMTTALIYVILGLGLNVVVGFAGLLDLGYVAFYAVGAYTYALLNFNYDISFWIALPLAGILGALAGILLGFPVLRLRGDYLAIVTLGFGEIIRLVLENWGEFTHGPSGIAGINRPNFGFDLSIMGSINAIYYFVFFFVLVTIFFTNRLQNSRIGRAWVALREDEIACQAMGVDKTKTKLSAFAFGATWAGFMGAVFAAKTTFINPASFTFLESAIILSIVVLGGMGSIPGVILGALILILLPEYLRAFSEYRMLIFGGAMVLMMVFRPQGLIKSKRRRYNLESMSKKELKERQNAASS
- a CDS encoding branched-chain amino acid ABC transporter substrate-binding protein, with the translated sequence MNTGFKGFLAIIFVLTMSISVFAADTIKLGVAGAHSGDLASYGIPTVRAAQFVVDEYNKNGGIDGKKIELLVEDDECKPEKAVNAATKLMSQGVDAVVGHICSGATKAALSIYLSQMIPVISPSATNPALTQSGNYPNFFRTIAPDDAQARLEVDFAVDELGLKNIAVIHDKGDYGKGLAQFAKKFIEETEGVNVALFEGVTPGALDYSAIVQKIKNSNADGVIFGGYHPEASKIVTQMRKKEMDIPFISDDGVKDETFIKVAGKYAEGVYATGPKDVSSNPLAKEAEKKHMEKYGEHSGAFYLNGYAAAQAILNAIDNADSTDPQKVMQAMRTNYVETPLGKIKFDENGDAIGVGFSVYQVQDGEYVELNY
- a CDS encoding ABC transporter ATP-binding protein, with amino-acid sequence MLRLNNVNTFYGNIQALHDVSLEVKEGEIVALLGANGAGKTTTLMTISGIVPPQTGEIFYNKTPLHLMKPDEIVKLGVCQVPEGRHIFPHLSVSENIDLGAFLRRDKEQIRKDIEYVYDLFPQLAERKNQLGETLSGGEQQMLAISRALLSKPKLLLLDEPSLGLAPIIVRQIFDIIKQINRESKTTILLVEQNANLALQIADKGYVMETGKIRLSGDAKDLLNNDDIKKAYLGGV
- a CDS encoding DHH family phosphoesterase, coding for MINKILEYIKPKRKILILMHNNPDPDTIASAFALKTLFSALQKKRCTLAYHGLIGRAENRELVKLCKIDMHLSAKLNFARYDCLVLVDTQPTAGNVFIQKKISPDIVIDHHNLRSHTKKVELHDIRKNYGSTSTIITEYYKQLNITPDTNTATALFYGIKTDTLGSGRSNSKVDTEMMGYILPGISLNKLAKIENPELPKYYFKNMKKATENAVVINDLIFCNLSDVRNADLIAETSDFFLRMRDIKWTFVIGKINNICYFSLRCKSTKRKVGHIALGLVRGIGTGGGHMKSAGGQIPLKEYNYDEIVTKVKERLLTKIFGSSDIDQKRL
- a CDS encoding metal-dependent hydrolase, producing the protein MDPVTHFTSGVVLSKTLGFKAKTKSVVLFGSLALLPDIDNAISFFGTKADYLLYHRGFTHSVWGGLILGILTAFLLKYIFKKSFLFSSITAASIMYTHIYLDYITSYGTQLLAPFSRHRFALSSVFIIDPFYTLTLITLLIFAFILRSRKTAIIASAFLLFYPVANLGVKSFVKSKVSKLTDNKVIVTTTALTPLYWKVIIEGKDTYKVKDVKTYQKIDPAAFKSYRKFDKESTAYNFSSKFLKTYLWFVDYPVIVKGGGKYDFEIFDLKFMLNEDIFGKHNHKAFALQFKTNGNGELTEYSFN
- a CDS encoding ABC transporter ATP-binding protein translates to MQPLLEINGLTMDFGGLRAVDNIDFNIYSKEIVALIGPNGAGKTTFFNCVTGMYKPTGGDIYVYTDGDNRKRINGLKPNKVTELGLARTFQNIRLFKGMTVLENVMIGRHCRTHANIFSALMRNKRIIREEYESASYSYHILERVGLDVFANEIAENLPYGAQRRLEIARALATEPKVLLLDEPAAGLNPQETDNLIEIIKMLRDEENISVLLIEHDMGMVMKISERITVMDYGKRIAEGPPGEIKENPDVIKAYLGEDIDAQA
- a CDS encoding ABC transporter permease subunit produces the protein MEYFLQLFFAGLTKGSIYALIALGYTMVYGIIQLINFAHGEIYMIGAFTALIAAGVLSVFNLPVVAIFIIVTLVAILYSSAYGYTIEKIAYKPLRNAPRLSALISAIGMSIFLQNYVLLAQTSDFLPFPSLIGQFKFMEPYNHILSSSGLVIIISTFIAMLLLSLYIKFTRMGKAMRATAQDKKMALLLGINVDRVISTTFVVGSALAALGGVLIANHIGQINFYIGFIAGIKAFTAAVLGGIGSVPGAVLGALILGWTESFSTGYISSDYQDVFAFILLVVILIFKPSGILGKKTDQKV